Below is a genomic region from Halostella litorea.
GTTGCTGGAGGTCAGCCCCGACGTGCCGACGCTCGGCGTCTGTCTCGGCCTCGAAGCCGCCGTCTACGCCTACGGCGGTTCGGTCGGGCGCGCGCCCGACCCCATCCACGGCAAGGCCTACCCCGTCCACCACGACGGCGAGGGCGTCTTCGCCGGCCTCGACCAGGGCTTCCGCGGCGGGCGCTACCACTCGCTGGTCGCGACCGAGGTGCCGGACTGCTTCGCGGTGACGGCGACGACCGACCACGGGGCGGGGGAAGGCGACGGGGCGGCGTCGGGCGACGCGTCGGCCGACGGCGGCACCGAACTCGTCATGGGGATCCGCCACCGCGAACATCCGATCGAGGCGGTGCAGTTCCACCCGGAGAGCGTGCTCACGGCGGCAGGGCACGACGTCATCGAGAACTTCCTCGCGGGCGTGTGAGCCGGCGGCGGGCGGCGACCCGGGCCTTCGGGAAACCGCGACGCCCGGCCGATTACATCACCAGGCTGGCACCGTACAGCGCCGCGACGACGACGCCAGCGACCATCAACAGTTTCCAGGCGATGCTCAACACGATCCGCCCGACCAGCACGATGACGATCAGGGCGACGATGGCGGCGAGCAACTGGCCGAGCTGGGAGTCGAGCAGGCCGCCGAGCTGGAGCGGGACCAGCGGCAAGGCGTTGTACATACGTCACACCCCTCACTCGCTCACCATAAGTTTGCTGTCGGGTTTGCCGGACAGCTAACAGGCTCCGTG
It encodes:
- the trpG gene encoding anthranilate synthase component II → MSDPTVLFVDNFDSFTYNLVEYVSEHADTEVLRNTATLEDVRAVDPDAVVISPGPGHPENDRDVGVTNDVLLEVSPDVPTLGVCLGLEAAVYAYGGSVGRAPDPIHGKAYPVHHDGEGVFAGLDQGFRGGRYHSLVATEVPDCFAVTATTDHGAGEGDGAASGDASADGGTELVMGIRHREHPIEAVQFHPESVLTAAGHDVIENFLAGV